The following nucleotide sequence is from Sphingomonas telluris.
GCGTCCAGAACTCGCGGCCGAATAAAAGCACGGGCAGCGGCCTGACCTTGCCGGTCTGGATGAGCGTCAGAAGCTCGAAGAATTCGTCGAACGTCCCGAACCCGCCGGGGAACACCGCGACCGCTCGCGCGCGGAGAAGGAAGTGCATCTTCCTCAGCGCGAAATAGTGGAACTGGAAGCTGAGGTCGGGCGTGACGTAGCGGTTCGGCAGCTGCTCGTGCGGAAGCACGATGTTGAGGCCGATCGTCTCCGCTCCCGCCTCGATGGCGCCGCGGTTCGCGGCTTCCATGATCGACGGTCCGCCGCCCGAGCAGACGACGAAGTGGCGCAGCCCTTCTTCGTCGCAGCCGCAATTGCTGGCGAGCACCGCGAGCTCGCGGGCGACCTCATAATAATGCGACTTGGCCTTGAGGCGTTCGGCCACCGCCCGCTGGCGATCGTCGGTCGCACCGGCCACCAGCGCGTCGGCCATCGACGGCTCCGGAATGCGCGCCGAGCCGTAGAAGACGAAGGTCGATCCGATGCCGGCCTCGTTCATCAGCAGCTCGGGCTTCAGCAGCTCGAGCTGGAAGCGGACGGGGCGGAGATCCTCGCGGAGCAGGAACTCATTGTCCTGGAAGGCGAGCTTGTAGGCTCCGCTCTCGGTTTGCGGGCTGGAAGGGACGTGCCGAGCCGCTTTCGCGTCGACTTTGGCTTCCGGGAAAATACGCTTGGGCGGTACGGGCTCGGTCATTGCCGACGGGCCTTAGCTGAGCCC
It contains:
- a CDS encoding LOG family protein, with the translated sequence MTEPVPPKRIFPEAKVDAKAARHVPSSPQTESGAYKLAFQDNEFLLREDLRPVRFQLELLKPELLMNEAGIGSTFVFYGSARIPEPSMADALVAGATDDRQRAVAERLKAKSHYYEVARELAVLASNCGCDEEGLRHFVVCSGGGPSIMEAANRGAIEAGAETIGLNIVLPHEQLPNRYVTPDLSFQFHYFALRKMHFLLRARAVAVFPGGFGTFDEFFELLTLIQTGKVRPLPVLLFGREFWTRVVDFEALVDEGVIAPHDLEIFHWCEDAQSAWDFVQRFYEEHPAPAPEQNGPAK